Proteins from a genomic interval of Corynebacterium deserti GIMN1.010:
- a CDS encoding BCCT family transporter translates to MSSKIAIEADPEEKRPRRLKSDPFIFSLAVGIIVVFVIATIWLGDTARDAFTEISGWLLGNLGWMYIGGVSLVLIYLIGIFVSRYGRVKLGDDDDEPEHSLIVWFGMLFAGGVGAVLMFWGVAEPINHAYNVPMANEESMSEAAIIQAFAFTFYHFGIHMWVIMALPGLALGYFIYKRKLPPRLSSVFAPLLGRRIYSTPGKLIDVLSIVGTTFGIAVSVGLGVLQINAGMNKLWGTPQVSWVQLLIILVITGVACISVASGLEKGIKLLSNINIGMAVALMFFILFTGPTLTLLRFLVESFGIYASWMPDMMFWTDSFDDNSGWQGKWTVFYWAWTICWSPYVGMFVARISRGRTVREFIGGVLALPAIFGVVWFSVLGRAGIEVELENPGFLTQPTVVEGDVPAALFNVLEVYPWTGVVSAFAMAVIVIFFITSIDSAALVNDMFATGEENKTPTSYRVMWACTIGAVAGSLLIISPESGIATLQEVVIIVAFPFFLVQFVMMYSLLKGMSEDAAAVRRIQTRQWEKTDTPEKLEEHSSQPAPGYDEDGNPLPMPALEHDEDGNIVIPGNVVIGGDLGVVGDVVEDPEEVGNLEASFKIVEQTRPQPKDEYTI, encoded by the coding sequence ATGAGCTCAAAGATAGCTATCGAGGCCGATCCTGAAGAGAAAAGACCGAGAAGGCTAAAATCCGACCCCTTCATTTTCTCCCTGGCAGTAGGCATCATTGTTGTGTTTGTGATCGCCACGATCTGGCTCGGCGACACGGCACGCGACGCATTTACCGAAATTTCTGGATGGCTGCTGGGCAACCTCGGCTGGATGTACATCGGCGGAGTGTCGCTGGTGCTGATCTACCTCATCGGCATCTTCGTCTCCCGCTACGGTCGCGTAAAACTGGGCGATGACGACGACGAACCCGAGCATTCCCTCATCGTGTGGTTCGGTATGCTCTTCGCCGGAGGCGTCGGCGCTGTCCTTATGTTCTGGGGTGTCGCAGAACCCATCAACCACGCCTACAACGTGCCCATGGCCAACGAAGAATCGATGAGCGAAGCCGCCATCATCCAGGCATTCGCGTTCACGTTCTACCACTTTGGCATCCACATGTGGGTCATCATGGCGCTGCCTGGCCTGGCGCTGGGCTACTTCATCTACAAGCGCAAACTTCCCCCACGGTTGTCCTCTGTCTTTGCGCCCCTATTAGGGCGCCGCATCTACTCCACACCGGGCAAGCTTATCGACGTCCTCTCCATCGTCGGCACCACTTTTGGTATTGCCGTTTCCGTCGGCCTGGGCGTACTTCAGATCAACGCCGGTATGAACAAACTTTGGGGCACCCCACAGGTTTCTTGGGTGCAACTCCTCATCATCTTGGTGATCACGGGCGTGGCCTGCATCTCTGTCGCATCTGGCCTGGAAAAGGGCATTAAGCTGCTGTCAAACATCAACATCGGCATGGCCGTTGCATTGATGTTTTTCATCCTTTTCACCGGGCCAACCCTCACGCTGCTGCGCTTCCTCGTGGAGTCCTTCGGTATTTACGCATCGTGGATGCCAGACATGATGTTTTGGACTGACTCCTTTGATGACAACTCCGGCTGGCAAGGCAAGTGGACCGTCTTCTACTGGGCATGGACCATCTGCTGGTCACCCTACGTAGGCATGTTCGTGGCACGTATTTCCCGTGGCCGCACCGTCCGCGAATTCATTGGCGGCGTCCTTGCACTCCCAGCGATCTTCGGCGTCGTGTGGTTCTCTGTCCTCGGCCGCGCAGGCATCGAAGTTGAGCTGGAGAATCCAGGCTTCTTGACCCAACCCACCGTTGTGGAAGGAGACGTCCCAGCTGCGCTATTCAACGTGCTGGAAGTCTACCCATGGACCGGAGTCGTCTCAGCGTTTGCGATGGCTGTGATTGTTATCTTCTTCATCACCTCCATCGACTCCGCAGCGCTAGTCAACGACATGTTTGCCACCGGTGAAGAAAACAAGACCCCCACCAGTTACCGCGTGATGTGGGCATGCACCATCGGAGCCGTAGCAGGCAGCTTGTTGATCATCTCCCCAGAATCAGGCATAGCGACGCTGCAAGAAGTGGTCATCATCGTGGCCTTCCCATTCTTCCTCGTCCAGTTTGTCATGATGTACTCCCTCCTCAAAGGAATGAGCGAAGACGCCGCAGCTGTGCGACGCATCCAAACCCGTCAATGGGAAAAGACCGACACCCCAGAGAAGCTGGAAGAGCACTCCTCTCAGCCAGCCCCTGGCTACGACGAAGACGGCAATCCACTGCCCATGCCTGCACTTGAGCACGATGAAGACGGCAACATTGTCATCCCAGGCAACGTGGTCATCGGCGGCGACCTCGGTGTTGTTGGTGACGTTGTGGAAGATCCAGAAGAAGTCGGCAATCTAGAGGCAAGCTTTAAGATTGTCGAGCAAACCCGCCCGCAGCCAAAGGATGAATATACGATTTAG